A genomic segment from Heyndrickxia acidicola encodes:
- a CDS encoding response regulator transcription factor → MERIKVMLVEDEEFWRQNITFELKQVPDIQLTIVAASKSEVFKKFCHSKVDVALVDLCLTKHQFDGLEVVKELKERNLERIIVLTSIQDKEIILKSFDCGTINYITKSSCNDIVASIRDAYHNKVSLHADVTNILINELKRERKVKVLTPLEREVYELKEQGLNKKQIAHKLYKSVETVKRQLKVIKSKIN, encoded by the coding sequence GCGACAAAATATCACGTTTGAACTTAAACAAGTCCCGGATATACAATTAACGATTGTAGCTGCATCGAAATCAGAAGTTTTTAAGAAATTTTGCCATTCTAAAGTTGATGTTGCTTTGGTTGACCTTTGTTTGACCAAACATCAATTTGACGGATTAGAAGTAGTTAAAGAGTTGAAGGAGCGAAATTTAGAGCGAATTATTGTCCTTACAAGCATTCAGGATAAAGAAATTATTCTAAAATCCTTTGACTGTGGGACAATAAATTACATCACAAAATCATCTTGTAATGATATTGTTGCATCAATTAGAGACGCATATCACAACAAGGTTAGTCTTCATGCTGACGTTACAAATATACTTATTAATGAACTTAAAAGAGAAAGAAAGGTAAAAGTATTAACTCCTTTAGAACGTGAAGTTTATGAACTAAAAGAACAGGGGCTAAACAAAAAACAGATCGCTCATAAGCTTTATAAGTCTGTTGAAACGGTAAAAAGACAACTGAAAGTAATAAAAAGCAAAATAAATTAA